One Neovison vison isolate M4711 chromosome 2, ASM_NN_V1, whole genome shotgun sequence genomic window carries:
- the STOX1 gene encoding storkhead-box protein 1 isoform X2: MNPIAQSQFVPLAEVLCCAVSDLNAAQTVVTQESLLEHLKQHYPGIAIPSQDILYTTLGTLIKERKIYHTGEGYFIVTPQTYFITNTTPHKNNRDLSDESQRPACITYLVGVASCAESAKENAAPISHCQSCRCFPDPCAQDVEAIPEAVETARRGQKGLQESRPLVRNRAVSVSGDNNISESAKPLPDTKDREKGKKFGFSLFWRSISRKEKSRTEHSSFSAQFPPEEWPVRDEDDLDNIPRDVEHEIIRRINPILTVDNLIKHTVLMEKYEEQKQYNSQGTSTDRLTTRHKYPSKEGVRKRRVRCGKPRRRGHSQRNRHRAGSQGSEPQPGSIKLEKHPKIPAAQPSPKINSPNEAGVQTPPAENLSVLGSHLIYKKRISNPFQGFSHRGSPMTKVHNTQTSDLRPHQAGPKGKPFQRSRSLDSSRILKSEAKQRLAEQCEDKLTAESICMSNPIVKPLCDDFRGPLLNYAQCSVLQNGGECCSFPESMLRYDVNGGKNEVIPEVWRKSYSHFDALGEAEEIQHVLPSQGSSLGHASPACRLVDKTIHQFQNLGLLDYPVHTNSLRQPESQDRDLEEIAMRKTFVQEAETVGLEDEGLSDENQALDQNELEDDDGACSSLYLDEEDFSENDDLGQMLPGHIQCSFAGRSKWNHLGRQKVTERSMTEYSSKTHRSEPQVLKGNECYKPTRFFTNPGESQAPDLPAESSGLSSGTQPSFSHEEEHSVATCVQVSASADGRIFGYYSTRKADSETETLQDPVSDTGKKPASWGQSALNQGMRKQFTQKVELFNTSHMPVLAQDIQHEHSHLEGTENHSMAGDSGIDSPRTQSLASNNSVVLDELKRRQNFLQNFEGTKNGQTRTSNSLLQLTPVINV; the protein is encoded by the exons ATGAATCCAATAGCTCAATCTCAGTTTGTACCTTTGGCTGAAGTTCTTTGCTGTGCTGTGTCTGATCTGAATGCTGCCCAGACCGTGGTGACCCAGGAATCCCTGTTGGAGCATTTGAAGCAACACTACCCAG GCATTGCAATTCCATCTCAGGATATTCTCTATACCACCCTGGGAACCCtgattaaagaaaggaaaatttatcACACTGGAGAGGGATACTTCATAGTCACTCCTCAGACTTACTTCATCACAAATACAACCCCCCACAAAAATAACAGAGACCTATCCGATGAAAGTCAGCGGCCGGCTTGCATTACCTACCTGGTGGGCGTGGCCAGCTGTGCAGAATCAGCCAAAGAAAACGCTGCCCCCATTTCCCATTGTCAGTCTTGCAGGTGTTTCCCTGATCCCTGCGCTCAGGATGTAGAGGCAATACCGGAGGCTGTGGAAACGGCTAGAAGAGGCCAGAAAGGTCTTCAGGAATCCAGACCTTTGGTACGGAATCGAGCAGTTTCAGTGTCTGGGGATAATAACATCAGTGAAAGCGCCAAACCGTTACCAGAcacaaaagacagagaaaaaggcaagaagTTTGGCTTCAGCCTCTTCTGGCGTAGTATATCCAGGAAGGAGAAGTCCAGAACAGAACACAGCAGTTTCTCTGCCCAGTTCCCACCAGAAGAATGGCCTGTTCGAGATGAAGATGACTTGGACAATATCCCTCGAGACGTCGAACATGAGATTATCAGAAGAATTAATCCCATTCTGACCGTTGACAACTTAATCAAACATACAGTCTTAATGGAAAAATACgaagaacagaaacaatataataGCCAGGGCACTTCCACTGATAGGTTGACCACGAGGCATAAATATCCTTCAAAAGAAGGAGTTAGGAAAAGGCGGGTCCGCTGTGGGAAGCCTCGAAGGCGGGGCCATTCTCAGAGGAacaggcacagagcagggagccagggaaGCGAGCCTCAGCCAGGAAGCATCAAACTGGAGAAACATCCCAAGATCCCTGCTGCACAGCCCAGCCCCAAAATTAACAGCCCAAATGAAGCAGGAGTTCAAACACCACCTGCTGAGAATTTATCAGTGCTGGGTTCCCATTTAATTTACAAGAAGAGAATCAGTAATCCTTTCCAGGGCTTCTCTCACCGAGGGAGTCCAATGACCAAAGTGCACAACACCCAGACCAGTGATCTGAGACCCCATCAGGCTGGACCAAAGGGAAAACCTTTCCAAAGGTCAAGGTCTTTGGATTCCTCAAGAATCTTGAAGAGTGAAGCCAAGCAGCGTCTTGCTGAACAATGTGAAGATAAACTGACGGCAGAATCCATCTGTATGAGTAACCCGATCGTCAAACCTCTCTGCGATGACTTCAGAGGTCCCCTCTTAAATTACGCTCAGTGTAGTGTTTTGCAAAACGGCGGTGAATGTTGTTCCTTCCCGGAAAGCATGTTGAGATATGATGTAAACGGTGGAAAAAACGAGGTAATCCCTGAAGTCTGGAGGAAAAGTTATTCTCACTTCGACGCATTAGGTGAGGCCGAAGAAATACAGCATGTCCTGCCATCACAAGGTTCCTCTTTAGGCCATGCCTCCCCTGCTTGTAGATTGGTTGATAAAACAATACACCAGTTCCAAAATCTTGGTCTTTTGGATTACCCAGTTCATACGAACTCTTTGAGACAACCTGAGAGTCAAGACAGAGATTTAGAAGAAATAGCAATGAGAAAGACATTTGTCCAGGAAGCAGAGACTGTGGGTCTAGAAGATGAAGGGCTTTCTGATGAAAACCAGGCCTTGGATCAGAATGAACTAGAAGATGATGATGGTGCCTGTAGTTCATTATATCTAGATGAGGAGGACTTTTCTGAGAACGATGACTTAGGTCAAATGCTGCCTGGCCACATTCAGTGTTCCTTTGCAGGGAGAAGCAAGTGGAATCATTTGGGAAGACAAAAAGTGACTGAGAGATCTATGACTGAGTACAGCAGCAAAACACACAGGTCTGAGCCTCAGGTGCTTAAAGGAAATGAATGTTACAAACCCACCAGGTTTTTCACTAACCCAGGTGAAAGCCAAGCACCTGATCTCCCTGCTGAAAGCAGTGGTCTCAGTTCAGGGACTCAGCCCAGTTTTAGCCACGAAGAGGAACACAGCGTTGCTACCTGTGTACAAGTGTCGGCCTCTGCTGATGGAAGGATATTTGGTTACTATAGCACGAGGAAAGCCGATTCTGAGACTGAAACCCTGCAAGACCCTGTTAGTGACACAGGAAAGAAACCAGCGAGCTGGGGTCAGAGTGCTCTGAATCAGGGAATGAGAAAGCAGTTCACACAAAAGGTAGAACTTTTCAACACTTCCCATATGCCAGTGTTGGCTCAGGATATCCAACATGAACACAGTCATTtggaaggaacagaaaatcatAGCATGGCTGGAGATAGTGGAATAGATTCCCCACG